One window of Pyrus communis chromosome 12, drPyrComm1.1, whole genome shotgun sequence genomic DNA carries:
- the LOC137710974 gene encoding high mobility group B protein 6-like, whose translation MADTAIAEMPNRKPRASRRALKDKNPSGNAANILAGKVSDAAPSPIQTPSDSNPVKENHESLSQTRTSPKKSGKATASKKQANQKKTQPSSFEKELEEMQEKLHAMKLEKEKTEELLKEKDEMLKTKEEDLAMKGREQDKLQMELKKLQKLKEFKPTMAFPIAQSVQDKKKKGCPEKKMPAPAYILWCKDQWAEIKKENPEADFKEVSNILGAKWKNVSAEEKKPYEERYQAEKEAYLKVTTKEKREVEAMHLLEEENKQKTAMELLEQYLQFKQEAEMENKKTKKEKDPLKPKHPMSAFFLFTNDRRPALAAENKTVTEVAKITGEEWKNMTEEQKLPYEEMARKNKEKYMQEMEVYKQNKEEEASNLKKEEEELMKLQKHEALQLLKKKEKTENIIKKTKEEQKKKKKEEMKNVDPNKPKKPASSYLLFSKEARKALLEERPGTNSTTITAMISLKWKEMKEEEKKVWNEKAAEAMEAYKKEVEEYNKSASVN comes from the exons aTGGCTGACACTGCAATCGCCGAAATGCCCAACAGGAAGCCAAGGGCCAGCCGAAGGGCACTCAAGGACAAAAACCCATCTGGAAATGCAGCCAATATCCTCGCAGGAAAGGTCTCGGACGCCGCTCCGAGCCCGATCCAAACACCATCGGACTCCAACCCAGTGAAGGAGAACCACGAGAGCCTCTCTCAGACTCGCACCTCCCCCAAGAAGTCGGGCAAAGCTACGGCTTCTAAGAAACAGGCCAATCAGAAGAAGACCCAACCGTCGTCATTCGAGAAAGAACTCGAAGAAATGCAAGAGAAGCTGCACGCGATGAAGCTCGAAAAGGAGAAAACCGAGGAGCTCCTGAAGGAGAAGGATGAGATGTTGAAGACCAAGGAGGAAGATCTTGCTATGAAGGGCCGAGAGCAAGACAAGCTTCAGATGGAGTTGAAGAAGCTGCAGAAGCTCAAGGAGTTCAAACCCACCATG GCATTCCCAATTGCTCAATCAGTGCAagacaagaaaaagaagggtTGCCCTGAGAAGAAAATGCCAGCTCCTGCTTACATCTTATGGTGCAAAGATCAATGGGCTGAG ATCAAGAAGGAGAACCCTGAAGCAGATTTTAAGGAAGTCTCGAACATTTTGGGGGCCAAGTGGAAGAACGTCAGTGCTGAAGAGAAGAAGCCTTACGAAGAGAGGTACCAGGCCGAGAAGGAAGCTTACCTGAAAGTGACTACGAAAGAGAAGCGCGAGGTGGAAGCAATGCATCTCTTGGAGGAGGAGAACAAGCAGAAGACAGCTATGGAGTTGCTTGAACAATACCTACAGTTCAAGCAAGAAGCTGAAATGGAGAACAAGAaaaccaagaaggaaaaggatccATTGAAACCCAAGCATCCAATGTCGGCATTTTTTCTGTTCACAAACGACAGGCGACCAGCTCTGGCTGCAGAGAACAAAACTGTCACTGAG GTTGCAAAGATCACGGGTGAAGAATGGAAAAACATGACGGAGGAACAAAAATTGCCTTATGAGGAGATGGCTAGGAAGAACAAGGAGAAGTATATGCAAGAGATGGAGGTTTACAAGCAGAATAAGGAAGAGGAAGCTTCCAATCTcaaaaaggaagaggaagagctGATGAAACTGCAAAAGCATGAAGCCCTGCAGCTTctcaagaagaaggagaagactGAAAACATAATCAAG AAAACGAAGGaggagcagaagaagaagaagaaggaagaaatgaagAATGTTGACCCCAACAAGCCCAAGAAGCCTGCATCCTCTTACCTCTTGTTCAG CAAGGAAGCAAGAAAGGCTCTGTTGGAGGAGAGACCAGGGACTAACAGCACCACCATTACTGCAATGATTTCACTGAAATGGAAG GaaatgaaggaagaagagaaaaaggttTGGAATGAGAAGGCAGCTGAAGCAATGGAAGCATACAAGAAGGAGGTAGAGGAATATAACAAAAGTGCCTCTGTTAATTGA
- the LOC137711265 gene encoding probable GABA transporter 2: MTGPPDPEPLLGARRENDAGAVFVLQSKGQWWHAGFHLTTSIVGPTILTLPYAFRGLGWGPGFLCLTIMGLVTFYSYYLMSKVLDYCEKEGRRHIRFRELAADVLGSGWMYYFVIFIQTAINTGVGIGAILLSGECLKIMYSELSPNGSLKLYHFIAMVTVVMIVISQLPTFHSLRHINFVSLLLSLGYSFLVVGACIYAGTSKNAPARDYSLESSTSTRLFNAFTSISIFAAIFGNGILPEIQATLAPPATGKMVKGLVMCYTVIFITFYSTAVSGYWVFGNKSSSNILNSLMPDEGPSLAPTWVLGLTVIFVLLQLLAIGLVYSQVAYEIMEQKSADVKQGMFSKRNLIPRIILRSLYMVLCGFFAAMLPFFGDISGVVGAVGFIPLDFILPMLLYNKTYKPAKSSFNYWMNISIIIVFTGAGLLGTFSSVRKLVLDASKFKLFSDDVVD, from the exons ATGACGGGGCCTCCCGATCCCGAACCCCTCCTCGGAGCCCGCCGCGAAAACGACGCCGGCGCTGTCTTCGTCCTCCAATCCAAAG GGCAGTGGTGGCATGCGGGGTTCCATCTGACGACGTCGATAGTGGGACCCACAATACTGACGCTGCCGTACGCGTTCAGAGGGCTGGGGTGGGGGCCGGGGTTCCTGTGCCTGACCATCATGGGCCTGGTCACCTTCTACTCTTACTACCTCATGTCGAAGGTGCTCGACTACTGCGAGAAGGAGGGTCGCCGCCACATCCGATTCCGTGAACTCGCCGCCGACGTCTTAG GGTCAGGATGGATGTATTATttcgtcatattcattcaaacggctATAAACACTGGGGTTGGAATAGGAGCAATTTTGCTTTCTGGGGAATGCCTTAAG ATTATGTATTCAGAGCTTTCTCCGAATGGATCTCTGAAATTGTACCACTTCATAGCCATGGTTACCGTGGTAATGATAGTCATCTCTCAGCTTCCAACTTTCCACTCCCTCAGGCACATCAACTTTGTTTCGCTGCTTCTCAGCTTGGGCTACTCATTCCTGGTGGTCGGTGCTTGTATTTATGCAG GTACCTCTAAGAACGCTCCTGCACGGGACTATTCCTTAGAATCTTCCACTTCAACAAGGCTCTTCAATGCCTTCACTTCCATCTCCATATTTGCTGCTATTTTCGGGAATGGAATACTACCTGAAATACAA GCAACCTTGGCGCCACCAGCTACCGGAAAGATGGTGAAGGGTCTTGTGATGTGTTACACAGTAATTTTCATTACTTTCTATTCGACAGCAGTGTCCGGATACTGGGTGTTTGGGAACAAATCTAGTTCAAATATTCTCAATAGCCTAATGCCTGATGAGGGACCTTCTCTCGCTCCTACTTGGGTTCTTGGACTTACTGTGATCTTTGTACTCCTTCAGCTTCTTGCCATTGGCCTG GTTTATTCTCAAGTTGCTTATGAGATCATGGAACAGAAATCAGCAGATGTCAAACAAGGAATGTTCTCAAAAAGGAATCTCATTCCCCGAATAATTCTTCGGTCGCTGTACATGGTACTCTGCGGATTTTTCGCAGCAATGCTTCCATTTTTCGGCGACATAAGCGGCGTGGTTGGAGCTGTCGGCTTCATCCCATTAGATTTCATCCTCCCAATGCTTCTCTACAACAAAACCTACAAGCCTGCAAAATCATCATTCAATTACTGGATGAACATATCCATAATCATCGTCTTCACAGGTGCAGGACTTTTGGGCACATTCTCCTCTGTAAGGAAACTGGTTCTTGATGCCAGCAAATTTAAGCTGTTTAGTGATGATGTGGTTGATTAA
- the LOC137711266 gene encoding uncharacterized protein yields MEVGACSSSGKEHLSSTPRQKSDQEFGSCYALLKRADEEHKVTIQSEATEVGGAYSVSAKQNLSSNRHRRSQQEFGSRPAPQLNQKRVDDQGHKAINQSKVMDGGGAYSIGAKEHLSSNPRRRSQQEFDFRPALHLNQKKVQDPKANESKVVAANKPKLVWDCGSSLYDSFELDSFKRQLDSAISCRTMSMPHLSDRRAPPPPPQPATTAYTKKPSSNKLSRSIQKLLRSVFKPNNKPSNNNNSGVVLRIQDHQQANIKDGFYAVYDTTGALTTIPEVVPHEFDFGGLSPEIGTLIRRTGSERFTASSTASIGISYA; encoded by the coding sequence ATGGAGGTCGGCGCGTGTAGCTCAAGCGGTAAAGAGCATTTATCATCAACCCCACGTCAAAAATCAGATCAAGAGTTCGGCTCTTGTTATGCCCTTCTAAAGAGAGCTGATGAAGAGCACAAAGTAACAATTCAATCTGAAGCAACGGAAGTTGGAGGAGCTTATAGCGTGAGTGCTAAACAGAATTTGTCCTCAAACCGGCACCGTCGCTCACAACAAGAGTTTGGCTCTCGTCCTGCCCCTCAACTGAATCAAAAGAGAGTTGATGATCAAGGGCATAAAGCAATAAACCAATCTAAAGTAATGGACGGAGGAGGAGCTTATAGCATTGGTGCTAAAGAGCACTTATCCTCCAACCCACGTCGACGCTCACAGCAAGAGTTTGACTTTCGTCCTGCTCTTCATTTAAATCAGAAGAAAGTTCAAGACCCCAAAGCAAATGAATCCAAAGTTGTAGCAGCGAATAAGCCTAAGCTTGTGTGGGATTGTGGAAGCTCACTATACGACTCGTTCGAGCTCGACTCGTTCAAACGCCAACTCGACTCGGCCATATCATGCAGAACCATGTCAATGCCTCATCTGTCCGACCGCcgagctcctcctcctccgccacAACCAGCCACCACAGCCTACACCAAGAAACCCTCATCAAATAAGCTCTCCCGTTCGATTCAAAAGCTCCTGCGCTCTGTGTTCAAGCCTAATAATAAACCAAGTAATAATAACAATTCTGGTGTCGTTCTTAGAATCCAAGATCATCAGCAAGCAAATATCAAGGATGGATTTTACGCTGTCTACGATACAACAGGTGCACTTACGACAATTCCAGAAGTGGTTCCTCACGAGTTTGATTTCGGTGGCCTCTCCCCCGAGATTGGGACGTTGATCAGAAGAACTGGATCGGAGCGATTTACAGCTTCAAGTACTGCTAGTATTGGTATTTCATAtgcttaa